The DNA segment ATCGAGGCCGACCATGGGTTCATCAATAATAAACACCTCGGGTCGGTGAAGGAGGGCGGCGGCGATGGCCACCCTCTGGCGGGTCCCATGGGAAAGGTGCTCGATTAATGAGTCGCGGTACTCGCCCAGATTCAGATAATCGATCAAATGGGTGGTATCTTGTTGGACTTCGGAGCGTGGCATTTCAAAAAGGTCCCCGACAAAATCAAAGAATTCACGAGGCGTGAGTTTCTCATAGAGGAAGGGGAAATCCGGGACGTAGCTCAAGATTCTTTTGGCTTCCACAGGTTTTTCCTGGATATTCATTCCTCCCAAAAAGACTTGTCCATCGGTGGGTTTAAGGAGTCCCACCATCATTTTTATTGTTGTGGTTTTCCCGGCGGCATTCGGGCCCAAGACCACAAAGAATTCCCCTTTGGGGATATCCACGGACAATTGATCGACGGCCACGAGATCGCCAAATTTTTTGGTAACATTATCCAGTCGGATCATGAGGATATCAGTCTTTTTTCTTTTTCTTCTTTTTCATGCGAAAGAGATTATTAAAAGTTTTTTTGAAATTATCCTTGAGCGTGAGGTATTCCTGTCGCAATTCCCCTCCATTTCTAATGGCTTTAAGTACACCCGCTAAAGAAAAATCGTCCACCTCCAAAATCGTATAGGCGGTACCGATCGCCTCGGCATGGTGCGCATCACTGGAGGATGTCATAGGATAACCATGAGTCTTCGCGTAGTCAAATGCTGCTCGGTTATACCTTTTCATGGTTGTCGCCGCATTAAAAACCTCAAGAGCGTCAAATTTGATTTTCCCCAGGACCTCCTCACGGATACCCGCGCGGAAAAGATCGTAAGGATGGGGAGGAATGGCAAGCCCGCCTTTGCGGCGGATGAGTTCGGCGACCTCTTTGGCAGGAGACATGCGTAAATCCGGCAATGTAATCCCCAAAGCCAGTAAATGCCCCTCGGCAGTGGTGACCTCT comes from the Verrucomicrobiota bacterium genome and includes:
- a CDS encoding ABC transporter ATP-binding protein; translated protein: MIRLDNVTKKFGDLVAVDQLSVDIPKGEFFVVLGPNAAGKTTTIKMMVGLLKPTDGQVFLGGMNIQEKPVEAKRILSYVPDFPFLYEKLTPREFFDFVGDLFEMPRSEVQQDTTHLIDYLNLGEYRDSLIEHLSHGTRQRVAIAAALLHRPEVFIIDEPMVGLDPKHAKLVKDILKQRSREGMTVFLSSHQLNLAEELADRVGIIHKGKLIACAHPTDMRNPDGSHHQQALEEIFLKLTEEEPEADPGKSPEF
- a CDS encoding PHP domain-containing protein, translated to MKLKFDLHCHSRFSADGVAEPEDLIKVAKQRGLNGFAITDHNTCECVDYFLQNGLMRADGLPVDDFLIIPGQEVTTAEGHLLALGITLPDLRMSPAKEVAELIRRKGGLAIPPHPYDLFRAGIREEVLGKIKFDALEVFNAATTMKRYNRAAFDYAKTHGYPMTSSSDAHHAEAIGTAYTILEVDDFSLAGVLKAIRNGGELRQEYLTLKDNFKKTFNNLFRMKKKKKKKD